The Lolium perenne isolate Kyuss_39 chromosome 6, Kyuss_2.0, whole genome shotgun sequence genome segment CCCAAGATTTCACGCGTGGCTCTAGCTAGTCTCCTATTCTCTGCATGCCACTTCCCTTTCTTTCTGCTTTTGAAACAGCAAGGTGTGAACCAAGGCGTGAGCTGCTGAAAGCCCGCCCGAGTTCGAGTCTCCGTACTCGCATTCTCGATGTTGTGCACACAATTACCGCTATCAATAACACAACGCTGCTGGGTTTCTTCCCCAGTACggccaaattttttttttttaaacagcaAGGTGGAAAAAGGACATGACAGGACAGCGATTAAACCGTTGTTTGGTAAATAGGAGGAAACCCTAGGTAGCTTAGCTTGCCTGGTCAAACAAACTGGTTAAGCACTGGCAGATGTGGTGTGATTCTTGGACCAATTCTAGCCACACCCAACAAAACCCAGGTCAAACACAACTTGTAATACCACAGTCCTTTTGTACAAACTCTTGTTTCTTGATGCCACGTTTACCCAAGGATATTAAATTTAAGTATTCTTATAAGCACAGTCCCCGTCTGAACTAGTCTTATTTAGACAATCCCTGCACATGTGAAATACGCAATCTTGATCGCTAAGCTAGCTTATGAACCCTCGGTTTCGTATATTCATATGCTTAGCACTATTTTTTTTTTTAACTTCAAGCAGAAAGTTAAATTGATTATTCTTTTATGAGATCATATACTAGTTTTATATTATTGAACTTTTTTCCGTGAAAAATCTAACGGTACAATTTCTGTCTAACAAAatgtagggctcctttgattcaacggAACTTCCTCTGATATTTACAAGATTTCCTAGGTTGGTCATTTGGTTTGTACAATTCAAATTCCTACGAAGTTTACCTAAATCTCTTTGAAGAATATCTTTAAATTGAAGAGAGCATGCCACTCTAATTCTATCCTCCTCCTCCCCTCTATTTCCGTGTTTTCATAATCTTGCGAATCAAAGAGACACTCAATAAGAGCATTTCATCGCATTGATCAGCACTCAAAGATATGGGGGAAATTGGAAAGTGACAACACATTTTAACACGCCATGTGATCTGTTTCAGCACAGAGCCGGTGCACACCATCATTTATCCATATCTATGTGCAACTACACCTTGAAGACGTCCACTCGAGTAAACAAGCACAAAACAGTGATGAATACTTTTTTGGGTAACAATACTACTACAATGAAATGAAAAGTAGCACACACAGTTTGAGTTTCAAGGAAAAGGAAAGTCGAAGTTGAAGTGCAGTCCGGGGCAGGCGGGCCACATGGAGACACAAACCAAGCCAAACCGGAGACTTTCTTCAGTTGGCAGCTTCCCCTCTGCACTCCAGTCTCTGCTTACTTATCAAGCCTCCCCTTGACTTCCCCTCCCTCCCCCTCTACTCGTCTTCTTCTCCCCCTCCTCTTCCCCTTGTCTCCTCCGCGAGCCATCCTCGGTTTCTCGTCTCCTCCCCAGTTCCTCCTTGACTCGGAGCAAGAGAGGGGAGGAGAGGAGGATGGGGAATATCTGCGGCGGCGCGGGGCGGGCTCACGTGGCGGCGGACTACAGGCCGTCCAGCCCAGGTGAGGCTTACATCTGGTCTCCTTCCAAGAACCCGAGTTTCGGTCTCAGGTTCACTCGCCTGTAACTTTTCCTGCGCCTTTCGATCCCTGGACCCTGCCCTGCCAGCTCGGGCCTGTCCTAGGCGGTTGGTTTTCTTGGTTCCTGCTCATGTTTGTTTCGGCGTCGCGGTGCAGAAAGCCAGGGAGGGACACCGTGGTTGTTTAGGCGAAGAATCTGTTTTATTTTAGTCGATTTTGAGTCTGAGTTAGTTCTCCTAGCTTAAAAAGGTCGTGTTGTTTTTTCCTGTGTCTGTCAGTCAGTCGTCTTGCTGAATTGGTTAGGGGCGGTGTGAAGGAACCAGGGCAAGCTGTTTGATTTACTAGTTTCAGATTCCCCCGTTCTTCGTTGTGGGGGTAGAGAGAGATGAGGGGAAGGGATTAGCTGAATTAGTATCATATCACAGAGCCGTACTTTTCCATTCTCCATGGTCAATGCTTCCTTTGCTAGCATCTAGTATGAAACGTCAGTTTAGTAATAATCTGTCAGGGAAAAAATGGTCAGTTTCCCCCCATTCCATGGATCATATAGGCTGCAGCTACGAGCTACCATGTATTACGGAAGCAATCCTAATCCTAAATGTTTCCTATGATGGGGAGAAAACATTGGCCCCTACTTCAGTTGAACTCTCTGATAGTCAAAGTCAGTATGTTTATTTTTGCGACTGAAACAAATTCAGTATGCTAACGTGTGCGAACTGTACAACAGGGGCGACGACCTTCAAGACGAGCGGCAGCGTAACAACCAGCAACAGCACCACGGGGAAGCTCTCCACCGGGAGCAGCGGCTTCATGGCCTCCTCTACCGGCAGCGTCGGCACGAACGGCGGGTTCGACGAGGGCGGGTTCCTCGAGGGCCAGATCCTGGAGGCGCCAAACCTCCGGACGTTCACGTTCCTTGAGCTCCGGACGGCTACCAAGAACTTCAGGCCGGACAGTGTGCTTGGGGAGGGTGGTTTTGGGAGGGTGTACAAGGGgtgggtggacgagaagacgatgAACCCGGCCAAGAGTGGCACTGGCATGGTGGTTGCTGTCAAGAAGCTCAACTCGGAGAGCTTGCAGGGATATGAGGAATGGCAGGTAAAATCTGGTCCTTCTTCgccttctttttttgtttttttggaaCTTGAGATTCCAAGTTCCCAACTTGATGAGTATGAGCATGGGAATCTTGGCAAGCTTGGGGGTTTGACTTAGCTTTGCTTGCTACTGATGGTAATTGGATCAGCCCAAGCGCAATAACTGCTATGAGTatagttttgtattttgtttgCTGATGACACAGCCTGCCTTCTGTCCACACACCATTATCTATCATTGGCAAGGTTTTAAAAAGATCACTACAATTTTGAATATTTTCCTGGTCATTATATGCTCTTGAAGTTATGGATCTTTGTGCTTTGTTTAACTTTTGGTGACTTGATAGTGTCATTTTTCCAAGTGCTGACCAGAAACATATTGTTGGGAAGTGCTATGATGAGCTGTTCACACCTGCTGACAGGAAGTACCCAATAATCCGCATGTCTATCACAATATAGTTGCTTCTCTTTGCTTGGTCAACTCTGCTACATACAAATGCTACCACTAGGCTGGCAGATGCGACTTAAAGCTCCTAGTGTAGTCTTACAGAATCATCACTTCTAAAGGTTGCTACAGCTGCTGTATCTAATGATCATTTCTGGTTACCGACTTGCAGTCAGAAATAAACTTTTTGGGAAGGCTCTCGCACCCGAACCTTGTCAAGCTATTGGGGTACTGCTGGGAGGACAAGGAACTATTACTAGTGTACGAGTTCATGGCCAAAGGGAGCTTGGAAAACCATCTTTTCCGAAGTGAGCTATTGCTGCTGATAAAAAAATTCACCTTTTCTTCTTTGTATTTTACTTACAAAATAGGTTCATGAGCAGCCAATTGACTTAAAAATACTCATATTGGAACCTATTGCATTTCCTTAGGAGGATGTGCTCCATTATCATGGGAACTGAGGTTGAAGATAGCCATTGGCGCAGCTCGAGGACTTGCATTCTTGCATGCATCAGAAAAGCAAGTTATCTACCGTGATTTCAAGGCTTCCAATATTCTTCTAGATGCAGTAAGCTTTCTAATATACAATTTACCTATCTGTTATCTATTTGTTGACTTCAAATGCTGACTGCATTCGTTTGGCAGAATTACAACGCGAAGCTCTCTGATTTTGGTCTTGCCAAGCTTGGACCGACTGGTAGCAACTCGCATATCACGACGAGGGTCATGGGCACCTATGGATACGCAGCTCCTGAATATGTAGCCACCGGTATGTGCCCTCATGAATGTCACCCACAGATATATATGATCTAATAATGCTGCCTGCAATCGATATATACCAGTTATAGTACGAACTGAATTGAAACGCATGCCAGATAGGTTAGTTGCCCCATATGGAAAATGAATTCTCACATTTTTTCTTCCAAATTTAGAGTTCTACATTAAGTAGGCTTGTCAATCATTCACGGCAATTGCTTCTCTGCTGGATAGTTTTTTCATGATGAATATGCCATGTCTTAGCACTTAAACAGTACTTTTTTTTGCATTTGCATCCCTGTACAGTCAGCCTGTCACTTTCCACAAAAAGAGAAAATTAATGCACACAAAATTGCA includes the following:
- the LOC127308784 gene encoding probable serine/threonine-protein kinase PIX13; its protein translation is MGNICGGAGRAHVAADYRPSSPGATTFKTSGSVTTSNSTTGKLSTGSSGFMASSTGSVGTNGGFDEGGFLEGQILEAPNLRTFTFLELRTATKNFRPDSVLGEGGFGRVYKGWVDEKTMNPAKSGTGMVVAVKKLNSESLQGYEEWQSEINFLGRLSHPNLVKLLGYCWEDKELLLVYEFMAKGSLENHLFRRGCAPLSWELRLKIAIGAARGLAFLHASEKQVIYRDFKASNILLDANYNAKLSDFGLAKLGPTGSNSHITTRVMGTYGYAAPEYVATGHLYVKSDVYGFGVVMLEMLSGQRALDPNRPNGQLSLVDWAKPYLADRRKLARLMDPRFEGQYNSKQALQSAQLTLNCLAGEPRSRPSMKEVLETLEQIEAMKSRTREARGGSGTSSRDRTHGHSAVHQRSSPRGGSDGRRGSRASNGHATKAR